The following coding sequences lie in one Mycoplasma tauri genomic window:
- the tilS gene encoding tRNA lysidine(34) synthetase TilS, protein MVLLGVSGGPDSMYLLHKTFKKRKDIIVATVNYNIRDDSYIDVEIVKEYCQKNNIVLEVLEIDKKAIFKGNFEEKARKIRFDFFAALYKKYNCEFLLLAHHKDDFLETAIMQKRSRRKPFYYGIKEENFIDGMKVVRPLVFKKFKREIIEELNFLKLKFAIDKTNELAIYQRNKIRKELLKLSEDEKNILINDILLENQNLSIIENAINEEFLFWEKHNFSQEIFSNLKHKKESVFKFIHSFYNDIKLSSQKINSIIDFILSKNRTSSFLLKNGIYLFKKQGLLKFK, encoded by the coding sequence ATGGTTTTACTAGGTGTTAGTGGCGGTCCTGATTCAATGTATTTGCTTCATAAAACATTTAAAAAAAGAAAAGATATTATTGTAGCTACAGTTAATTATAATATTCGGGATGATTCTTATATAGATGTTGAAATTGTGAAGGAATATTGTCAAAAAAATAATATTGTTTTAGAAGTATTAGAAATTGACAAAAAAGCTATTTTTAAAGGTAATTTTGAAGAAAAAGCAAGAAAAATTAGATTTGATTTTTTTGCTGCATTGTACAAAAAATATAATTGTGAATTTCTTTTACTGGCTCATCATAAAGATGATTTTCTAGAAACGGCTATTATGCAAAAAAGATCTAGAAGAAAACCGTTTTATTATGGAATAAAAGAAGAAAATTTTATAGATGGTATGAAAGTAGTCAGACCGCTTGTTTTTAAAAAATTTAAGAGGGAAATTATTGAAGAATTAAATTTCTTAAAGTTGAAATTTGCTATTGATAAAACTAATGAATTAGCAATATATCAACGAAATAAAATAAGAAAAGAGTTGTTAAAATTGTCTGAGGACGAAAAAAATATTTTGATTAATGATATTTTGTTAGAAAATCAAAATCTTTCAATTATCGAAAATGCAATCAATGAAGAGTTTCTTTTTTGAGAAAAACACAATTTTAGTCAAGAAATATTTAGTAATTTAAAGCATAAAAAAGAATCTGTTTTTAAATTTATTCACAGTTTTTATAATGACATTAAATTATCTTCACAGAAAATTAACTCTATAATCGATTTTATTTTGAGCAAAAATAGAACAAGCAGTTTTTTGTTGAAAAATGGAATTTATTTATTTAAAAAACAGGGTTTATTAAAGTTTAAATAA
- the ftsH gene encoding ATP-dependent zinc metalloprotease FtsH: MINEKRNKIIKIIIWVSILVLIITLVSFLLFNRFKPQPKVGSLIDFVNDLNKASESVNDKIYIQDIRIDGAYDTITYKFVSNGSEIQRNISLIKGHASTIFGNNDSHPVGSFIINGQTFEWAKIFSKNGVETVNIGDNLKTVGVIATKTSIWAQLALSILPTLLWLLLLFFLYRSMMKKSMNMMGAIGDDKNPAQKIKSDKSFKDIAGNKEAIEEIREIVDYLKNPKKYQLAGARMPHGILLGGPPGTGKTLLAKATAGEANVPFYFISASNFVEMYVGLGAKRVRTVVNEARKNAPAIIFIDELDAIGRTRGSGIGGGHDEREQTLNQLLVEMDGMKENNGLLFFAATNRTDVLDPALTRPGRFDRTITVGLPDVKEREEILALHAKGKRVAPNIELAKVAKRTPGYSGAQLENVINEASLLAVRRNSDIIEREDIDEAIDRVMAGPAKKNRVITKDELTMVAYHEAGHAVVGIKMPGANKVQKITIIPRGHAGGYNLMTPEEEKYNLTKKELIAMITSFMGGRAAEEIIYGKDNVSTGASDDFQKATKIARKMVTEWGMSELGPIQYEQDEGSPFLGRDYLKSSQFSAQVALEIDMEVRKIINEAQENAVKIINENRELHELIKTALLEKETIVAEEIEYIAKNMKLPQKKEDESLEKTNVVLDDLFK; encoded by the coding sequence GTGATAAATGAAAAAAGAAACAAAATAATAAAAATAATAATTTGAGTATCAATATTAGTTTTAATCATTACTTTGGTTTCATTTTTACTTTTTAATAGGTTTAAACCACAGCCTAAAGTCGGAAGTTTAATTGATTTTGTTAATGATCTGAATAAAGCTAGTGAGTCAGTTAATGATAAAATTTACATTCAAGACATAAGGATTGATGGTGCTTACGATACGATTACGTATAAATTTGTATCAAATGGTTCTGAAATACAAAGAAATATTAGTTTAATTAAAGGGCACGCATCAACAATTTTTGGAAATAATGATAGTCATCCAGTTGGTTCTTTCATAATAAATGGTCAAACTTTTGAATGAGCAAAAATATTTTCAAAAAATGGCGTTGAGACTGTTAACATTGGTGATAATTTAAAAACTGTTGGAGTTATTGCTACAAAAACATCAATTTGAGCTCAGCTTGCATTATCAATTTTACCTACATTATTGTGATTATTGCTTTTATTCTTCCTTTATCGTTCAATGATGAAGAAAAGCATGAATATGATGGGTGCAATTGGTGATGATAAAAACCCTGCACAAAAAATTAAAAGTGACAAATCTTTCAAAGATATTGCCGGAAATAAAGAAGCAATTGAAGAAATAAGGGAAATAGTTGACTATCTAAAAAATCCTAAGAAATATCAGTTGGCTGGCGCTAGAATGCCACATGGTATTTTATTAGGTGGCCCTCCAGGGACAGGTAAAACATTATTAGCTAAAGCCACTGCCGGTGAAGCAAATGTACCATTTTATTTTATTTCTGCTTCTAATTTTGTTGAGATGTACGTTGGATTGGGTGCAAAAAGAGTTAGAACAGTTGTTAATGAAGCACGTAAAAACGCTCCTGCCATTATCTTTATTGATGAGTTAGATGCTATTGGTAGAACTAGAGGTTCAGGTATTGGTGGTGGACATGATGAGCGTGAACAGACTTTGAATCAACTTTTAGTTGAAATGGATGGTATGAAGGAAAACAATGGTTTATTATTTTTTGCTGCTACAAACCGTACTGATGTTTTAGATCCTGCCTTAACTCGTCCTGGACGTTTTGATAGAACAATAACAGTTGGTCTTCCAGATGTTAAAGAAAGAGAAGAAATCCTTGCATTACATGCAAAAGGCAAGAGAGTTGCTCCAAATATTGAGCTTGCAAAAGTTGCAAAAAGAACACCTGGCTATTCTGGAGCACAGCTTGAAAATGTTATAAATGAAGCAAGTCTTTTAGCTGTTAGACGTAATTCAGACATTATTGAAAGAGAAGATATTGATGAAGCTATTGACAGAGTAATGGCGGGTCCAGCTAAAAAGAATAGAGTTATAACAAAAGATGAATTAACAATGGTAGCTTATCATGAAGCTGGCCATGCTGTTGTTGGTATAAAAATGCCAGGAGCTAATAAAGTTCAAAAAATTACTATTATTCCTCGTGGCCATGCTGGCGGATATAACTTAATGACACCAGAAGAAGAAAAATATAATTTAACTAAAAAAGAACTAATTGCCATGATAACTAGTTTTATGGGTGGAAGAGCTGCAGAAGAAATTATTTATGGAAAGGACAATGTTTCTACAGGTGCTTCTGATGATTTTCAAAAAGCTACAAAAATTGCTAGAAAAATGGTTACAGAATGAGGAATGTCTGAACTTGGTCCAATTCAATATGAACAAGATGAAGGCTCACCATTTTTAGGTAGAGATTATTTGAAAAGTTCACAATTTTCTGCACAAGTAGCTCTTGAAATAGACATGGAAGTTAGAAAAATTATTAATGAAGCTCAAGAAAATGCTGTAAAAATTATTAATGAAAATAGAGAACTTCATGAATTAATTAAAACTGCATTACTTGAAAAAGAAACCATTGTGGCTGAAGAAATTGAATATATAGCAAAAAATATGAAGCTACCTCAAAAGAAAGAAGACGAATCGCTTGAAAAAACAAATGTTGTTTTAGACGATTTGTTTAAATAA
- a CDS encoding ABC transporter permease, translating into MWRLFKEVLKSFSKNKVMVFGLGILVFLTSVVFSLLSTLKSSMVKGFHDYKNVSKLHNVSLDFNFPTQGAVYNQGYFVNGKDSTQDKKVYEPVTYEIKNSNNDERSFENILYSPKSDFISLAKLKYVDNTGNGQEIIENSNNIYFKKTDLQSLYYTYITDKNNDIVSFELGQNSIDADNAYFILKGNVSKNIFIYKQDNKGIFSPIKEEYKLNLEQDLEFDRNYKLGDLLQIKSFDEPNEELLAYQVSPLFIDVVNKKITADYSIGKSWLNIGKGVIIHPDVWIKKLGFTKRLDNNFVFVQNDVNKDLSALLDYKTGKFEKINDLIDVKKTWKLKDFYDEELKTYPEKSITIRPGRKIKIDKSLLASKNVKTYFERWNYHTSFLNDYKEKWTGAFHTFMSYLEEKKNDKSSAEHKIWNDLKDFSYWEKKEKTTIIPYDDLKSERNVILNSKINEKDLMLKLFTTKGDEGYKIPNDTSSEPYRLTKDNAKTILELEKYLQDNNLSINQKLELINNKDIKSIRFNYIKQEAYEVTKNLIVDKVKNIVNGEENIGLRKSITVDSINDINGEHNVFHFIDAGNDKFEVDGIKTNVGKLYNEQFNPSKLNSINFNSEESFYKDSQVPPYYASLIIQSIGRNLYPNPEYIEPVYEFVNIVDVNPLNNKHITIPAKVVMLNNYMVTNDNRIIDKEVLNNTYKKLNFGIAFFENTYKLVTSESNGNSIIWKVVYPDGVKNKGFDKGTLSKWMITNNLTIATENIKVEGNGWVKNDPLLNNLWYIPVQYLSPKTELLNDILESGNVNYLSTAIEQQLLNSELVKFKYISPEHVFALSNAIKESLNENKFANVFISGKINTEILPKIIFDIIHKLSHNQSGDMFKSLIVNIFENVKSKIKSISDDIARQKEYLLKEVTNIYSFIEKLTKLNINKYINAEDLVNLSKDPKEVINAIQKIILSIDFYKFSDLAHEWYGNQWKKKIEHNGAQYTVRLSTGTLINWSFKSIDQKTLKDGLITLINNLDINNTLDLSNSSSFLSKLLDYKAPFMKEFIAKILTKINFDGDYNNFKDGLIYIIKNIDLQIISDYIDKHMKLEFIDYKKTYPNYENNSETVLSEKVALHTIRPSDGMMAFIYGIFSSPGSNSGFKKNLIKMFNLSDKVIEKEIEINNQKYKIYLPDKDDNKLSFFDFIPIFTDVLGAKKNQLFKNYVIEQELLNVIKNIENLQREKENKLIFFGELNMDSQKTLKHYKIASELKDIIDEKIIKHINNILLFISQTKNSRNNFFITSTNATGADLLKDLYNFNDDEVNFTWKTIKGLLRNVDNITVENDYALGAQAFDIFLPWINMFVANNGATHSETIKFINDLLNLSINSEILSEVNKKTKKGNLPLYDQTQFGVSNSFLRPELVNIFDYDGKKFVNEKVQNLVNNNKKFKEFIINQKSLLIELFGLIGASKEYVSSSKAPNGIYYETIRKFLNNYLSKNEFWESRQFIIPIVYEMRMNFPVELFGISRILINPILRSIYPQVVASFLVSQEQNEANIKGNLAYIVTNKIGNFEEIIQTKKVDLNKLFEHIWRNNDTSLIPIDFNEEKLMVLDGAQINKLFKKENSVNVFGLDFIKLVNQIINNIVEPKEMRDIVFNDARSYLAKVNYAYLIRNNKAVYTGEIPSNSVEIEKMINLLDDKYVINVSGIKYLIIGEDNTVDYIYPVIDENNLQVNTQKQALVYVNNYGFSRIVAAYQGNVIKKNLLIKNGSNKSDSQVKKEITDVVNSLITDANKIQRVFLYNEIDPINPERALRITTIDSMIKTISVVIVVMITVFAIVVSVAIIFIIRRYIAKKAKVLGILLAQGYKPIEIAISLTAFAMVTAIVGGVLGYVIGFRTQTLLQNVFSNYWTLPKEVVPFSIIGLLFIVFVPFFGMSLLIIVVSLLTLRKKPNSLITGDDEIPKGKWFYKVKYKFVDKKNVKKRFSYALAYSSFWKLTAFSGSVLLTSIATMFGIANIKTFSKTINSTYENKNYKFKVDLESPTIEGGYYTKYDLNDLSNSLYTPIGNIAEGNREVADYFKPGKSSIINPNDIVNGNPINGEGHILSQFGVNVAIDASVAADPWLVAYNGMPDSQKAKIDLLRDKVGYQLEWSQSLDDEAKYINDPNKPVLKVNPENGFMSYEDAKGKKYSFFKYYKPEHEKQGSFKIAYWNNDDQKYEMKSIKTGIDGGRDHYREFLVNAYRKINLVVKENLRRKINNEEFINPIKGWKKNQIKSDYWISDKSNLDKAWNNDFFISFGGVLFDKNYDETYTYLNSTYNKSNVKIYGYKKPEKGKKPMINLFDDNGNNLFDTLYNYKYKENENIYPILVNEVFKRKNNISNGQILEFKINNRIDRYKQKILEKVHQNNHNNKVLTEIKNDYENKRSAKFKVIGFIPTYINNELVTTQEVANKLVGFKSEVKEAFNGVMTMNHTPTQVTDSTSLYSLSGYWSGLDGFSLDSLDSGTIYKMFDQIFGVNVSDPSKGGVLQKQHGLSKDEIAKFLDSSASQYSENLYKTARNNARVHIENFSKIYDNKLYIALSTSIDSKDIEVGFTKQVGSTIENITILIIAISFIISLIILIIMSTIMVSEHEKNIAIWSILGYTQKEKMSMFFKVFIPFIIGALLLAIPIVLLIIQIFNIFLLSSSSIALLLTLKWHHVLITTILMFGVFIITSLLVWYTISKMKPVDLLKGK; encoded by the coding sequence ATGTGAAGGCTATTTAAAGAAGTATTAAAGTCTTTTTCAAAGAATAAAGTAATGGTATTTGGTTTAGGAATATTGGTTTTTTTAACCTCTGTTGTTTTTTCTTTACTTTCAACTTTAAAATCTTCAATGGTTAAAGGTTTTCATGATTATAAAAATGTTTCAAAACTTCATAATGTTTCACTCGATTTTAATTTTCCTACTCAAGGAGCAGTTTATAATCAGGGTTATTTTGTTAATGGAAAAGATTCTACACAAGATAAAAAAGTTTATGAACCTGTAACTTATGAAATAAAAAATAGCAATAATGATGAAAGAAGTTTTGAAAATATTCTTTATTCACCAAAATCTGATTTTATAAGTTTGGCAAAACTTAAGTATGTTGATAATACTGGTAATGGTCAAGAGATTATCGAAAATTCAAACAACATTTATTTCAAAAAAACTGATCTACAGTCTCTTTACTATACATACATAACAGATAAAAATAATGATATTGTTTCATTTGAATTGGGTCAAAATTCTATAGATGCCGATAATGCTTACTTCATTTTGAAAGGCAATGTTTCTAAAAATATATTTATATACAAACAAGACAATAAAGGCATTTTTTCTCCAATTAAAGAAGAATATAAACTTAATTTGGAACAAGATCTTGAATTTGATAGAAATTATAAATTAGGGGACTTACTTCAAATAAAATCATTTGATGAACCTAATGAAGAATTGTTAGCATATCAAGTGAGCCCATTATTTATTGATGTTGTAAATAAAAAAATAACTGCAGATTATTCAATTGGTAAATCTTGACTAAATATAGGCAAAGGTGTTATTATACATCCAGATGTTTGAATTAAGAAATTAGGTTTTACAAAAAGATTAGATAATAACTTTGTATTCGTACAAAATGATGTAAATAAGGACCTGTCTGCTTTATTGGATTATAAAACAGGTAAATTTGAAAAAATAAATGATTTAATAGATGTTAAAAAAACTTGAAAATTAAAAGATTTTTATGATGAAGAACTAAAGACTTATCCTGAAAAATCAATAACCATTAGACCTGGCAGAAAGATTAAAATTGATAAAAGTTTATTAGCTTCTAAAAATGTCAAAACATATTTTGAGAGATGAAATTATCATACTTCTTTTTTGAATGATTATAAGGAAAAATGGACTGGTGCATTTCATACATTCATGTCTTATTTAGAAGAAAAAAAGAATGATAAAAGCTCTGCTGAGCATAAAATTTGAAATGATCTAAAAGATTTTTCATATTGAGAAAAGAAAGAAAAAACAACTATTATTCCATATGATGATTTAAAATCAGAAAGAAATGTTATTCTTAATAGCAAAATTAATGAAAAAGATTTAATGTTGAAACTTTTTACTACTAAAGGAGATGAAGGATATAAAATTCCAAATGATACTTCTTCAGAACCTTATAGATTAACAAAAGATAATGCAAAAACAATTTTAGAATTGGAAAAATATTTACAAGATAATAATTTAAGCATTAATCAAAAATTAGAATTAATAAATAACAAAGATATAAAGAGCATAAGGTTTAATTATATTAAACAAGAAGCTTATGAAGTTACCAAAAACTTGATTGTTGATAAAGTTAAGAATATTGTTAATGGTGAAGAAAATATAGGTTTAAGAAAATCTATAACAGTTGATTCAATTAATGATATAAATGGTGAGCACAATGTGTTTCATTTTATTGATGCTGGTAATGATAAATTTGAAGTAGATGGCATAAAAACTAATGTTGGAAAACTTTATAATGAACAATTTAATCCAAGTAAATTGAATTCTATAAATTTTAATTCAGAAGAATCATTTTACAAAGATTCACAAGTTCCACCATATTATGCATCATTGATTATTCAATCTATTGGAAGAAATCTTTATCCTAATCCTGAATATATTGAGCCTGTGTACGAGTTTGTAAATATTGTTGATGTAAATCCATTAAATAACAAACATATTACTATTCCTGCAAAAGTAGTTATGTTGAATAATTACATGGTAACAAATGATAATAGGATCATTGATAAGGAAGTATTAAATAATACATATAAAAAACTTAATTTTGGAATAGCATTTTTTGAGAATACCTATAAATTAGTTACTTCTGAATCGAATGGTAATTCAATTATTTGAAAAGTTGTCTATCCTGATGGCGTTAAAAATAAAGGTTTTGATAAGGGAACATTGTCAAAATGAATGATTACAAATAATTTGACAATTGCAACAGAAAATATTAAAGTAGAAGGTAATGGTTGAGTTAAAAATGACCCATTATTAAATAATCTTTGATATATACCTGTCCAATATTTATCTCCAAAAACAGAATTATTGAATGATATTTTAGAATCTGGTAATGTAAATTATTTATCTACAGCAATTGAGCAGCAATTGCTTAATTCTGAATTAGTTAAATTTAAATATATTTCTCCTGAGCATGTTTTTGCTCTTTCAAATGCAATTAAAGAATCTTTAAATGAAAATAAATTTGCAAATGTCTTTATAAGTGGAAAAATAAATACTGAAATATTACCAAAAATAATTTTTGATATTATTCATAAATTGAGTCACAATCAATCTGGAGATATGTTCAAATCACTAATTGTGAATATTTTTGAGAATGTTAAATCAAAAATCAAATCGATTAGTGATGATATAGCAAGACAAAAAGAATATTTATTAAAAGAAGTAACGAACATTTATAGCTTTATTGAAAAACTAACAAAATTAAATATTAACAAATATATTAATGCTGAGGATTTGGTTAATTTATCAAAAGATCCAAAAGAAGTAATTAATGCAATTCAGAAAATAATATTAAGTATTGATTTTTATAAATTTAGTGATTTAGCTCATGAATGATATGGAAATCAATGAAAGAAAAAAATAGAACACAATGGTGCTCAATATACTGTCAGATTAAGCACAGGAACTTTAATTAACTGATCATTTAAATCTATTGATCAAAAAACGCTTAAAGATGGATTAATAACTTTAATAAATAACTTAGATATAAACAATACATTAGATCTAAGTAATTCATCAAGTTTTTTAAGTAAATTATTAGATTATAAAGCACCTTTTATGAAAGAATTTATAGCTAAAATATTAACTAAAATAAATTTTGATGGAGATTATAATAATTTTAAAGATGGACTTATTTATATAATTAAAAATATAGATTTACAAATCATATCAGATTATATTGATAAGCATATGAAGCTTGAATTTATTGATTATAAAAAAACATATCCAAATTACGAAAATAACAGTGAAACAGTGTTATCTGAAAAGGTTGCCCTTCACACAATAAGGCCTAGTGATGGTATGATGGCATTTATTTATGGCATTTTTTCAAGCCCTGGAAGTAACAGTGGATTTAAGAAAAACCTAATCAAGATGTTTAACCTTTCTGATAAAGTTATTGAGAAAGAAATTGAGATAAATAATCAAAAATATAAAATTTATCTACCTGATAAGGATGATAATAAACTAAGCTTCTTTGACTTTATACCTATTTTTACAGATGTTTTGGGGGCAAAAAAGAATCAGTTATTTAAAAATTATGTAATTGAGCAAGAGTTGCTTAATGTAATTAAAAATATAGAGAATTTGCAACGGGAAAAAGAAAACAAATTAATATTTTTTGGCGAACTAAATATGGATAGTCAAAAGACTTTAAAGCACTACAAAATTGCAAGTGAATTAAAAGATATAATTGATGAAAAAATTATCAAACATATAAATAATATTTTGCTTTTTATATCACAAACAAAAAACAGTAGAAATAATTTCTTTATTACTTCAACAAATGCTACAGGCGCTGATTTATTAAAGGATTTATATAATTTTAATGATGATGAAGTTAACTTTACATGGAAAACTATAAAAGGTTTATTAAGAAATGTTGATAATATAACTGTTGAAAATGATTATGCTTTAGGAGCACAAGCTTTCGATATCTTTTTACCATGGATAAATATGTTTGTTGCAAATAATGGTGCCACACATTCAGAAACTATTAAATTTATAAATGATTTATTAAATTTAAGTATCAATAGTGAAATACTAAGTGAAGTAAATAAAAAAACAAAAAAAGGCAATTTACCACTATATGATCAGACACAATTTGGAGTTTCTAATTCATTTTTAAGGCCAGAATTGGTTAATATCTTTGACTATGATGGTAAAAAATTTGTAAATGAAAAAGTTCAAAATTTAGTAAATAATAATAAAAAATTTAAAGAATTTATAATCAACCAAAAGAGCTTATTAATTGAGTTATTCGGTTTAATTGGCGCAAGCAAAGAGTATGTTTCATCATCAAAAGCTCCTAATGGTATCTACTATGAAACTATTAGAAAGTTTTTAAATAATTATCTAAGTAAAAATGAATTTTGAGAGTCTAGACAATTCATTATTCCTATTGTTTATGAAATGAGAATGAACTTCCCAGTTGAATTATTCGGTATATCTAGAATTTTAATTAATCCAATATTAAGATCTATTTATCCGCAGGTTGTAGCTTCTTTCTTAGTTTCTCAAGAACAAAATGAAGCAAATATTAAAGGTAATTTAGCTTATATTGTTACAAATAAAATAGGCAATTTTGAGGAAATAATTCAAACTAAAAAAGTTGATTTAAATAAATTATTTGAACATATTTGAAGAAACAACGACACTTCATTAATTCCAATAGATTTTAATGAAGAAAAATTAATGGTTCTCGATGGTGCTCAAATTAACAAGTTATTTAAAAAAGAAAATTCAGTTAATGTTTTTGGTCTAGATTTCATTAAATTGGTTAATCAAATTATCAACAATATTGTTGAACCGAAGGAAATGAGAGACATTGTATTTAATGATGCTAGAAGTTATTTAGCTAAGGTTAATTATGCTTATTTGATTAGGAATAATAAAGCAGTATATACTGGAGAAATTCCATCAAATAGTGTTGAAATTGAAAAAATGATCAATTTATTAGATGATAAATATGTAATTAATGTAAGTGGAATTAAATATTTGATTATTGGTGAAGACAACACTGTTGATTATATATATCCAGTTATCGATGAAAATAACCTACAAGTTAATACACAAAAACAGGCATTGGTTTATGTTAATAATTATGGTTTTTCAAGAATTGTTGCAGCTTACCAAGGTAATGTTATTAAGAAAAATTTATTGATTAAAAATGGTTCGAATAAGTCTGATTCACAGGTTAAAAAAGAAATTACGGATGTAGTTAATAGTTTAATTACAGATGCCAATAAAATTCAAAGGGTTTTCTTATATAATGAAATTGACCCAATTAATCCTGAAAGAGCATTAAGAATAACCACCATTGATAGCATGATAAAAACTATATCAGTAGTTATTGTAGTTATGATTACTGTTTTTGCAATAGTTGTCTCTGTTGCAATAATATTTATCATTAGAAGATATATTGCTAAAAAAGCTAAGGTGCTTGGTATATTGCTTGCTCAAGGGTACAAGCCTATTGAGATAGCAATATCATTAACAGCTTTTGCAATGGTTACAGCTATTGTTGGTGGTGTTTTAGGTTATGTGATTGGTTTTAGAACCCAGACATTGCTTCAAAATGTGTTTTCTAACTACTGAACTTTGCCTAAGGAAGTGGTACCGTTTAGCATTATTGGCCTACTATTTATAGTATTTGTTCCATTTTTTGGAATGAGTTTATTGATTATTGTTGTTTCACTTTTAACACTTAGAAAAAAACCTAATAGTCTAATAACAGGTGATGATGAAATTCCAAAAGGAAAATGATTTTATAAGGTTAAATACAAATTCGTTGATAAGAAAAATGTTAAAAAACGTTTTTCTTATGCTCTAGCTTATTCAAGTTTTTGGAAGCTAACAGCATTTAGTGGTAGTGTGTTACTTACATCAATAGCAACTATGTTTGGTATAGCTAATATTAAAACATTTAGTAAAACTATTAATTCAACATATGAAAATAAAAATTATAAGTTTAAAGTTGATTTGGAAAGTCCAACAATTGAAGGCGGATATTATACTAAATATGATTTAAATGATTTAAGTAATTCACTTTACACTCCTATCGGGAATATAGCTGAAGGGAATAGAGAAGTAGCTGATTACTTTAAACCGGGTAAGTCAAGCATAATAAATCCAAATGATATAGTTAATGGTAATCCAATTAATGGAGAAGGACATATACTTTCTCAATTTGGTGTAAATGTTGCTATTGATGCTAGCGTAGCGGCTGACCCTTGGTTAGTTGCATACAATGGTATGCCTGATAGTCAAAAAGCTAAAATAGATTTATTAAGAGATAAAGTTGGTTATCAACTTGAATGAAGTCAAAGTTTAGATGATGAAGCAAAATACATAAATGATCCTAATAAACCTGTTTTAAAGGTAAATCCAGAAAATGGATTTATGTCTTATGAAGATGCAAAAGGAAAAAAATATAGCTTTTTCAAATACTATAAACCAGAACATGAAAAGCAAGGTTCATTTAAAATAGCTTATTGGAATAACGATGATCAAAAATATGAAATGAAATCTATTAAAACTGGTATAGACGGCGGAAGAGATCATTATAGAGAATTCTTAGTCAATGCTTATAGAAAGATTAATTTAGTAGTTAAAGAAAACTTAAGAAGAAAAATTAATAATGAAGAATTCATAAATCCTATTAAAGGATGAAAGAAAAATCAAATAAAATCCGATTATTGAATAAGTGATAAATCAAACTTAGATAAAGCATGAAACAATGATTTCTTTATTAGCTTTGGTGGTGTTTTATTTGATAAGAATTATGATGAGACATATACTTATTTAAATTCAACCTATAATAAGTCGAATGTAAAAATTTATGGTTATAAAAAACCAGAAAAAGGCAAAAAGCCAATGATTAATTTATTTGACGATAATGGAAACAATTTATTTGATACTCTTTATAATTATAAATACAAAGAAAATGAGAATATTTATCCAATTCTTGTTAATGAAGTATTTAAAAGGAAAAATAATATTTCAAATGGACAAATATTAGAATTTAAAATAAACAATAGAATAGATAGGTATAAACAAAAAATACTTGAAAAAGTTCATCAAAATAATCATAATAATAAAGTACTTACTGAAATAAAAAATGATTATGAGAATAAGAGGTCAGCTAAATTTAAAGTTATTGGGTTTATTCCTACATATATAAATAATGAGCTAGTGACTACTCAGGAAGTTGCAAATAAATTAGTAGGCTTTAAATCTGAGGTTAAAGAAGCATTTAATGGTGTTATGACTATGAATCATACACCAACACAAGTTACTGATTCAACATCACTTTATTCATTAAGCGGATATTGATCAGGGCTTGACGGTTTTAGTTTAGATTCATTAGATTCTGGAACAATATATAAAATGTTTGATCAAATTTTTGGCGTAAATGTTAGTGATCCAAGCAAAGGCGGAGTTTTACAAAAGCAACATGGATTAAGCAAAGATGAAATTGCTAAATTCTTAGATTCATCTGCTAGTCAATATTCCGAAAACCTGTATAAAACAGCAAGAAACAATGCAAGAGTGCATATTGAAAACTTTAGCAAAATTTATGATAATAAACTTTATATTGCTTTAAGTACATCTATTGATTCAAAAGATATTGAAGTTGGTTTTACAAAACAAGTAGGATCAACAATTGAAAATATAACAATATTAATAATTGCAATTAGTTTCATAATTTCTTTAATTATTTTAATAATAATGTCAACAATAATGGTTAGTGAGCATGAGAAAAATATTGCGATATGATCTATATTAGGTTATACGCAAAAAGAAAAAATGAGTATGTTCTTTAAAGTGTTTATACCTTTTATTATTGGGGCTTTATTGTTAGCCATTCCAATAGTGCTATTAATTATTCAAATATTTAATATTTTCTTGTTGAGTTCATCTTCTATTGCTCTATTATTGACGTTGAAATGGCATCATGTTTTAATAACAACAATTTTAATGTTCGGAGTATTTATAATTACATCATTGCTAGTGTGATATACAATTAGCAAAATGAAACCTGTTGATTTACTAAAAGGAAAATAG